From a region of the Myxococcus guangdongensis genome:
- a CDS encoding bestrophin family protein: MVEYDPHRWWSYFHYLKGSMVREIVARVMVCVLWSLGVALFHTHVRSVSIPATVHTLAGISLSLLLVFRTNSSYDRFWEGRKLWGGIVNETRNLARASGVFLQAHPVLYTAILRWTAAFPFASASSLRGKASLGPLAQELPADEVAQVMGAQHVPFAVTRKLSALLDAGRREGRYSEYVQMQLDQNVQLLLDYLGGCERIRKTPIPFAYVMHLRRALLVYCYTLPFALLDALGGLTVLATFCVAYVFFGIEEIGVEIEDPFGHDDNDLPLDLICSTIYANLTAIIPAQPQPQQSPPTT; the protein is encoded by the coding sequence ATGGTTGAGTACGACCCGCATCGTTGGTGGAGTTACTTCCACTACCTCAAGGGCTCGATGGTCCGCGAAATCGTGGCCCGAGTCATGGTCTGCGTCCTGTGGTCCCTGGGCGTCGCCCTCTTCCACACCCACGTCCGCTCGGTGAGCATCCCCGCCACGGTGCACACGCTGGCCGGAATCTCGCTGAGCCTCCTGCTCGTCTTCCGCACCAACTCCTCCTACGACCGCTTCTGGGAGGGCCGGAAGCTCTGGGGTGGCATCGTCAACGAGACGCGCAACCTGGCGCGTGCCTCGGGCGTCTTCCTCCAGGCGCACCCCGTCCTCTACACCGCGATTCTGAGGTGGACCGCGGCCTTCCCCTTCGCCTCCGCGTCGTCGCTGCGAGGCAAGGCGTCGCTGGGGCCGCTGGCGCAGGAGCTCCCCGCGGACGAAGTGGCCCAGGTGATGGGCGCCCAGCATGTGCCGTTCGCGGTGACGCGCAAGCTGAGCGCGCTGCTCGACGCCGGCCGTCGCGAGGGGCGCTATTCCGAGTACGTGCAGATGCAACTGGACCAGAATGTCCAGCTCCTCCTCGACTACCTCGGCGGCTGTGAGCGCATCCGCAAGACGCCCATCCCCTTCGCGTACGTGATGCACCTGCGCCGCGCGCTGCTCGTGTATTGCTACACGCTGCCCTTCGCGCTGCTGGATGCGCTGGGCGGGCTGACGGTGCTGGCCACGTTCTGCGTCGCGTATGTGTTCTTCGGCATCGAGGAGATTGGCGTCGAAATCGAGGACCCCTTCGGCCACGACGACAACGACCTGCCGCTGGACCTCATCTGCTCCACCATCTACGCCAACCTGACGGCCATCATCCCCGCGCAGCCGCAGCCGCAGCAGTCGCCCCCGACGACGTGA
- the infC gene encoding translation initiation factor IF-3, protein MGSRSYTPSKERNILRDQRSSRGQSRDQRTNRRIRAREVRVIGSGGEQLGVMPLEAALEKSRSEGLDLVEISPMASPPVCKIMDYGKFKYEEKKKASEAKRAQVVVHLKEVKLRPKTEDHDYDFKVRNTRRFIEEGDKAKVVIQFRGREITHKEQGTAILDDVAKDLKDVAVVEQPPRMEGRLMFMILAPNPKVAQRAREQVRAAAAEAKRSPPPSAEKPSAEKPAAASAEKPSAEKPAAASSTTPAEETAPAPASAPTETPA, encoded by the coding sequence TTGGGTAGCAGGTCCTACACCCCTTCGAAGGAGCGCAACATTCTTCGTGATCAGAGAAGCAGCCGCGGCCAGAGCCGCGACCAGAGGACCAACCGCCGCATCCGCGCCCGTGAAGTCCGCGTCATCGGCTCGGGGGGCGAGCAGCTGGGCGTCATGCCGCTCGAGGCCGCGCTCGAGAAGTCGCGCTCCGAGGGTCTGGACCTCGTCGAGATCAGCCCGATGGCTTCGCCGCCAGTCTGCAAGATCATGGACTACGGCAAGTTCAAGTACGAGGAGAAGAAGAAGGCCTCGGAAGCCAAGCGTGCCCAGGTCGTGGTCCACCTGAAGGAAGTGAAGCTCCGTCCGAAGACGGAAGACCACGACTACGACTTCAAGGTCCGCAACACGCGCCGCTTCATCGAAGAGGGTGACAAGGCGAAGGTCGTCATCCAGTTCCGCGGGCGTGAAATCACGCACAAGGAGCAGGGCACCGCCATCCTCGATGACGTGGCGAAGGACCTGAAGGATGTCGCCGTGGTGGAGCAGCCGCCGCGGATGGAAGGGCGCTTGATGTTCATGATTCTGGCGCCCAATCCGAAGGTGGCCCAGCGCGCCCGCGAGCAGGTCCGCGCCGCCGCGGCCGAGGCCAAGCGCAGCCCGCCGCCCTCCGCCGAGAAGCCCTCGGCCGAGAAGCCCGCCGCCGCCTCCGCCGAGAAGCCCTCGGCCGAGAAGCCCGCCGCGGCGAGCAGCACCACCCCCGCCGAGGAGACCGCGCCCGCGCCCGCGTCCGCCCCGACGGAGACTCCCGCCTGA
- a CDS encoding GNAT family N-acetyltransferase — MQAPGPRIETARLLLRPTALEDFEGFVTLMSDPDSARHIGGVQPRSVVWRGMCGMAGGWALQGFSMFSVLERSTGRWIGRVGPWCPEGWPGTEVGWSLLKDTWGRGYATEAASAAMDWAVDHLGWTDIIHSIAPENTPSQQVALRLGARLRGPGRLPAPFEAATVELWGQSREEWRARRAGPSIG; from the coding sequence ATGCAAGCACCAGGACCGAGGATTGAAACCGCGCGCCTCCTCCTGCGCCCCACGGCGCTCGAGGACTTCGAGGGCTTCGTCACCCTGATGTCCGACCCGGACTCGGCGCGGCACATCGGTGGGGTGCAGCCGCGCTCCGTCGTCTGGCGCGGCATGTGCGGGATGGCCGGCGGCTGGGCGCTGCAGGGCTTCTCCATGTTCTCCGTCCTGGAGCGCTCCACGGGCCGGTGGATCGGCCGGGTGGGCCCCTGGTGCCCCGAGGGCTGGCCGGGCACCGAGGTCGGCTGGTCCTTGCTGAAGGACACCTGGGGCCGGGGCTACGCCACCGAGGCCGCCAGCGCCGCCATGGACTGGGCGGTGGACCACCTGGGCTGGACGGACATCATCCACTCCATCGCCCCGGAGAACACGCCCTCCCAACAGGTGGCGCTCCGGCTGGGCGCGCGCCTGAGGGGGCCCGGCAGACTCCCCGCCCCCTTCGAGGCCGCCACGGTGGAGCTCTGGGGACAGAGCCGCGAGGAGTGGCGGGCCCGCCGCGCGGGTCCGTCCATTGGCTGA
- a CDS encoding NAD(P)H-dependent flavin oxidoreductase, with protein sequence MWTDTRVARRLGTRLPLVQGPFGGGMSSTRLAAAVSEAGGLGSFGAHHLSAANIEATVRELRGLTSRPFAINLWVPLEGEKALRPTPAEFEAAVARLKPWYDELGLALPTYPSAFSQDYEAQVEAVLTLKPPVFSFIFGIPSARVLEACRAAGIITAGTATNVDEGLALEAAGVDLIVASGSEAGGHRASFLRPAEESPATTALVPQLADRVKTPLIASGGIADGRTVATALALGAEGVQVGTAFLACEESNASDAYRQALREESARGTVLTRVFSGRYARGIKNRFLRELTPHEREVPPYPIQNWLTQPLRQAAARQGREDLLSLWAGQNAPLIRHTQAAALVDFLEKDTTRVLGRLAGL encoded by the coding sequence ATGTGGACCGACACGCGCGTGGCACGGAGGCTGGGAACCCGGCTCCCCCTGGTGCAGGGGCCGTTTGGCGGAGGGATGTCCTCGACGCGGCTGGCGGCGGCCGTGTCCGAGGCGGGAGGGCTCGGCTCGTTCGGCGCCCACCACCTGAGCGCCGCGAACATCGAGGCCACCGTCCGGGAGCTGCGGGGGCTCACCTCGCGCCCGTTCGCCATCAACCTGTGGGTGCCATTGGAGGGTGAGAAGGCCCTGCGCCCGACGCCCGCGGAGTTCGAGGCGGCCGTCGCCCGGCTGAAGCCCTGGTACGACGAGCTGGGGCTGGCGCTGCCCACGTATCCGAGCGCGTTCTCGCAGGACTACGAGGCGCAGGTGGAGGCGGTGCTCACGCTCAAGCCGCCGGTGTTCAGCTTCATCTTCGGCATCCCCTCGGCGCGGGTGCTGGAGGCGTGCCGGGCGGCGGGCATCATCACGGCGGGCACGGCGACGAACGTGGACGAGGGGCTGGCGCTGGAGGCGGCGGGCGTGGACCTCATCGTCGCCTCGGGCAGTGAGGCGGGAGGCCACCGGGCCTCGTTCCTCCGCCCCGCCGAGGAGTCCCCGGCGACGACGGCGCTGGTGCCCCAGTTGGCGGACCGGGTGAAGACGCCGCTCATCGCCTCGGGTGGCATCGCGGACGGACGGACGGTGGCCACCGCGCTGGCGCTGGGGGCCGAGGGTGTGCAGGTGGGCACGGCGTTCCTCGCGTGCGAGGAGTCCAACGCGAGCGACGCCTACCGTCAGGCCCTGCGCGAGGAGTCCGCGCGAGGCACGGTGCTCACGCGCGTGTTCTCCGGACGCTACGCGCGCGGCATCAAGAACCGCTTCCTGCGGGAGCTGACACCGCACGAGCGGGAGGTGCCGCCCTACCCCATCCAGAACTGGCTCACCCAGCCGCTGCGCCAGGCGGCGGCCCGGCAGGGACGCGAGGACTTGCTGTCGCTGTGGGCGGGACAGAACGCGCCCCTCATCCGGCACACGCAGGCTGCGGCACTGGTCGACTTCCTCGAGAAGGACACCACGCGCGTGCTGGGACGGCTCGCGGGACTGTAG
- a CDS encoding sigma 54-interacting transcriptional regulator, producing the protein MQQKLAADMSTTAVQTKGSPATAPRSVPALTVVSHPHPQRIGERLLLEVLASVGRTAALSRNAPDFSRPGGLLALPLGDPFLSRTPVLFEPASHGGLRLRVPEDGTQVCVAGESVAGGREFTQEELVAGVPLVLAERVVLLLHLASTVPPSVHRDLGLVGQSQSLQQLRDDILRVADLAVPVLIRGETGTGKELVARAIHEQGPRRSGPFVSVNLGALSKELVAAELFGAQRGAYTGASRDRDGFFRAAHGGTLFLDEVGEAPAEVQAALLRVLETGEVYPVGGHTPVPVDVRLVAATDSNLEARIEERLFKAPLLHRLAGFELRVPPLRERREDIGPLFLHFARQELETTGEGWRLAPTDPRAAPWLPASVAVRLVRYAWPGNVRQLRNITRQLVIGSRGLPGLRVDSRLEQTLDAESLPVPGRVLAPAGAGVPEAAGEAKSSRRKPSEVGEAELLEALRACSWDLKATADFLGIPRPSVYVLIDKSSLIRTARDLSPEEITRCFQECAGDLDKMVQRLEVSRRALQRRVRELGLSDA; encoded by the coding sequence ATGCAGCAGAAGCTCGCCGCCGACATGTCGACGACCGCCGTGCAGACGAAAGGCTCACCCGCGACGGCCCCGCGGAGTGTGCCAGCGCTGACAGTCGTGTCCCATCCCCACCCCCAGCGCATCGGGGAGCGGCTCCTGTTGGAGGTGCTCGCCAGCGTGGGCCGGACGGCGGCGTTGTCGCGCAATGCCCCGGACTTCTCGCGTCCCGGAGGGCTCCTGGCGCTGCCGTTGGGAGACCCCTTCCTGAGCCGGACGCCGGTGCTCTTCGAGCCCGCGTCCCACGGGGGCCTGCGCCTGCGCGTGCCGGAGGATGGCACCCAGGTGTGCGTGGCCGGTGAGTCGGTGGCCGGGGGCCGGGAGTTCACCCAGGAGGAGCTGGTGGCCGGGGTGCCGCTGGTGCTCGCCGAGCGCGTGGTGCTGCTGCTGCACCTGGCGTCGACGGTGCCCCCGTCGGTCCATCGGGACTTGGGGCTGGTGGGGCAGAGCCAGTCCCTCCAGCAGCTCCGCGACGACATCCTGCGGGTGGCGGACCTGGCGGTGCCGGTGCTCATCCGCGGCGAGACGGGCACGGGCAAGGAGCTGGTGGCGCGCGCCATCCACGAGCAGGGGCCGCGCCGCTCGGGGCCGTTCGTCAGCGTGAATCTGGGCGCGCTCTCCAAGGAGCTGGTGGCCGCGGAGCTGTTCGGCGCGCAGCGCGGCGCGTACACGGGCGCGAGCCGCGACCGGGATGGCTTCTTCCGCGCGGCGCACGGCGGCACGCTGTTCCTGGACGAGGTGGGCGAGGCGCCCGCCGAGGTGCAGGCCGCGCTCCTGCGCGTGCTGGAGACGGGCGAGGTGTACCCGGTGGGCGGGCACACGCCGGTGCCCGTGGATGTGCGGCTGGTGGCCGCCACGGACTCCAACCTGGAGGCCCGCATCGAGGAGCGCCTGTTCAAGGCGCCGCTGCTCCACCGGCTGGCGGGCTTCGAGCTGCGCGTGCCGCCCCTGCGCGAGCGGCGCGAGGACATTGGCCCGTTGTTCCTCCACTTCGCCCGGCAGGAGCTGGAGACGACGGGCGAGGGTTGGCGGCTGGCGCCCACGGACCCGCGCGCGGCGCCCTGGCTGCCCGCGTCCGTCGCGGTGCGGCTGGTGCGCTACGCGTGGCCCGGCAACGTGCGGCAGCTGCGCAACATCACCCGGCAGCTCGTCATCGGCAGCCGGGGCCTGCCCGGTCTGCGCGTGGACTCGCGGCTGGAGCAGACGCTGGACGCCGAGTCGCTGCCGGTGCCCGGGCGGGTGCTGGCCCCGGCCGGGGCGGGTGTCCCCGAGGCGGCGGGGGAGGCGAAGTCCTCGCGGCGCAAGCCCTCGGAGGTGGGCGAGGCCGAGCTGCTCGAGGCGCTGCGCGCGTGCTCGTGGGACCTCAAGGCCACCGCGGACTTCCTCGGCATCCCCCGCCCGTCCGTCTACGTGCTCATCGACAAGAGCTCGCTCATCCGCACCGCCCGGGACTTGAGCCCGGAGGAAATCACCCGCTGCTTCCAGGAGTGCGCGGGAGATCTGGACAAGATGGTGCAGCGGCTGGAGGTCTCCCGCCGCGCGCTCCAGCGCCGCGTGCGCGAGCTGGGCCTGTCGGACGCGTAA
- a CDS encoding DUF6311 domain-containing protein, translated as MSDASDSSTALPPAAPPSPPAGASRRRSFLQWCDEQQGPLLGALAGLLTFLVTLGAGALQPGRIGWLIRDDFSQHLMGWLYFRQAPLGFPLGATPNYIHPLGTSLGYTDSMPWVGLLLRPFSPLLPTTFQYVGPWLCLCLMLQGAAAAWVARRLGASRLQQACVGALLVLSPTLLSRMALSHVALCTHWPLVLLVGLHLVPQPDARAARQALWLALALCAFTAGIHPVIAVMTLPLAVSLCVRTALERQLPVKVPLLAAVACVAAMLGLFFVFGYLGTRTPVGAGGFGEFSADLNTLFNPHGHHYNWSRLLPLLPRLGGQYEGFGYLGAGGLLGALLAAVLLARQPAPHLALWRRWLPVSVLSVGLAFFALSWRVTFLGKDVADLSALYRPVLPWVEAFRSSGRFIWPLYYLVLLGGALVLARRLSPSRATLLAGVLLGLQVMDLNLGEGRQANQGTGRWGTSPSPELTAAAKGREHLVLYPPQMHDSSGRGCRAGPSDYHRWAYRAYLLGLTFNSGYVTRLDDARAQEYCLGLDADVAAGRLDSRTVYLSIPARVAQLQRIPGTRCTPEDGLWMCVHDAPSDAAPVTGR; from the coding sequence ATGTCGGACGCGAGTGACTCCAGCACCGCCCTGCCTCCTGCCGCCCCGCCGTCACCGCCCGCGGGGGCATCGCGCCGACGGTCCTTCCTCCAGTGGTGCGACGAGCAGCAGGGCCCGCTGCTGGGCGCGCTCGCGGGGCTGCTCACGTTCCTGGTGACGCTCGGCGCCGGAGCGCTCCAGCCTGGCCGCATCGGCTGGCTCATCCGCGACGACTTCAGCCAGCACCTGATGGGGTGGCTCTACTTCCGGCAGGCCCCGCTGGGCTTCCCGCTGGGGGCGACACCCAATTACATCCATCCGCTGGGGACCTCGCTCGGGTACACGGACTCGATGCCCTGGGTGGGCCTGTTGCTGAGGCCCTTCTCCCCGCTGCTGCCCACGACCTTCCAATATGTCGGCCCGTGGCTGTGCCTGTGTCTCATGCTGCAGGGCGCGGCGGCGGCCTGGGTCGCCCGGCGCCTGGGCGCTTCCAGGTTGCAGCAGGCGTGCGTGGGCGCGCTGTTGGTGCTGTCCCCCACGCTGTTGTCGCGGATGGCCCTGTCGCACGTCGCGCTCTGCACCCACTGGCCCCTGGTCCTGCTCGTCGGGCTGCACCTCGTCCCCCAGCCGGACGCGCGCGCGGCACGACAAGCCCTCTGGCTGGCGCTGGCGCTCTGCGCGTTCACCGCGGGCATCCACCCCGTCATCGCGGTGATGACGCTGCCGCTCGCGGTCTCCCTCTGCGTGCGCACGGCGCTGGAACGACAGCTGCCCGTGAAGGTGCCGCTGCTCGCGGCCGTGGCGTGTGTCGCGGCCATGCTGGGGCTCTTCTTCGTGTTCGGCTACCTGGGCACCCGGACGCCCGTGGGCGCGGGCGGCTTCGGCGAGTTCTCCGCGGACCTCAACACGCTCTTCAACCCGCACGGCCACCACTACAACTGGTCGCGCCTGCTGCCCTTGTTGCCCCGGCTCGGGGGCCAGTACGAGGGGTTCGGCTACCTCGGCGCCGGAGGACTTCTCGGGGCCTTGCTCGCGGCCGTCCTGCTCGCGCGCCAGCCCGCGCCACACCTCGCGCTGTGGCGACGCTGGCTCCCCGTGAGTGTCTTGTCGGTGGGGCTCGCCTTCTTCGCCCTGTCCTGGCGGGTGACCTTCCTGGGCAAGGACGTCGCCGACCTGTCCGCGCTCTATCGGCCCGTGCTGCCGTGGGTCGAGGCGTTCCGCTCCTCGGGGCGCTTCATCTGGCCCCTGTACTACCTGGTGCTCCTGGGCGGCGCGCTGGTGCTCGCGCGGAGGCTGAGCCCCTCGCGGGCCACCCTGCTCGCGGGCGTGCTGCTCGGCCTCCAGGTGATGGACCTCAACCTGGGCGAGGGACGGCAGGCGAACCAGGGCACGGGCCGCTGGGGCACGTCTCCCTCCCCCGAGCTCACCGCGGCGGCGAAGGGACGCGAGCACCTGGTCCTCTATCCGCCGCAGATGCACGACAGCTCGGGACGGGGCTGCCGCGCGGGCCCCTCGGACTACCACCGCTGGGCCTACCGCGCGTACCTGCTCGGCCTCACGTTCAACAGCGGCTACGTGACACGGCTCGACGACGCTCGCGCGCAGGAATACTGCCTGGGCCTGGACGCGGACGTCGCGGCGGGCCGGCTGGACTCGCGCACCGTCTACCTGTCCATCCCGGCACGCGTCGCCCAGCTCCAGCGAATCCCGGGCACGCGCTGCACGCCCGAGGATGGCCTGTGGATGTGTGTCCACGACGCGCCCTCGGACGCGGCGCCGGTGACGGGCCGCTGA